A single Lactuca sativa cultivar Salinas chromosome 8, Lsat_Salinas_v11, whole genome shotgun sequence DNA region contains:
- the LOC111882409 gene encoding lysine-specific demethylase JMJ26: MYVRVLVLWACVSWLRINRTAATTVRWWLLSQELLLPPPYTARRVVGFSFRAKDVKMRVLQLVDVNLQKFFTWYTDGIYDTEGWPHILKLKDWPPSNSCEERFPCHGVEFTTSFPFKEYTHPCDGYLNIAVKLPEKSLKPDMASALLHFLLVQQVAIIDPCRSMLPYPNMTEEMFAECCPVCQGNNNSINCLRNVYNIVKEKIDFKPNDDQKFQYSIYILHLLFPLLKHVNEQHMKEIAIESRIQGSSISEVHLKKVECSLDKKIHYNCCKTSIFDLHRSCPSCHYNLCLQCCWELRDGNPQGNKEETCYVEKAVEDPAPKEKQTHDWNSLVDGRILCPPKSMGGCGRGILELMHIKSLDSVLELLEKAQKLLNMHKLEEDMRDMPEKWCTCSLDGGDQQLRKAASRENSRDNYLYCPRVIDIQHGDLKHFQWHWSKWELVIVSNALETTLGLSWEPMVMWRAFCWASNSKENKLSDEAAINCLDWCEAG, translated from the exons ATGTATGTGCGAGTTTTGGTGCTATGGGCGTGTGTTTCTTGGCTGAGAATCAATAGAAccgccgccaccaccgtgaggtggtggctgttatCGCAAGAGTTGTTGCTGCCGCCACCATACACCGCTAGGCGGGTGGTTGGCTTTTCTTTCCGAGCAAAAGACGTGAAGATGCGTGTGTTGCAGTTG GTTGATGTTAATCTTCAAAAGTTTTTTACTTGGTATACGGACGGTATATATGACACTGAAGGGTGGCCTCATATCCTAAAGCTGAAAGACTGGCCTCCATCAAATTCATGTGAAGAACGGTTTCCATGTCATGGTGTTGAATTCACcacttcctttcccttcaaagaaTATACACATCCTTGTGATGGCTACCTTAATATTGCTGTCAAGTTGCCTGAAAAATCTTTGAAGCCAGACATGGCATCAGCGTTGCTACATTTTTTGCTGGTGCAACAAGTAGCCATTATTGACCCTTGTAGAAGCATGCTTCC GTACCCTAACATGACAGAGGAAATGTTTGCTGAGTGTTGCCCTGTTTGCCAAGGCAACAACAACTCTATAAATTGCTTGCGAAATGTGTACAATATA GTCAAAGAGAAGATTGATTTCAAACCTAATGATGATCAAAAATTTCAATATTCTATTTACATCCTACATTTGCTTTTTCCGTTATTAAAGCATGTAAATGAGCAGCATATGAAAGAGATAGCAATAGAGTCTAGAATTCAAG GATCTTCTATATCGGAGGTACATTTGAAGAAGGTAGAGTGCAGCTTGGATAAGAAAATTCACTA TAACTGCTGTAAAACATCAATTTTTGACTTGCATAGAAGCTGCCCTTCTTGTCATTATAACCTTTGCCTTCAATGTTGCTGGGAATTGCGAGATGGCAACCCTCAAGGAAACAAAGAAGAA ACATGTTATGTTGAGAAGGCTGTTGAAGATCCTGCACCGAAGGAAAAGCAAACTCATGACTGGAATTCTTTGGTTGATGGCAGAATTCTTTGCCCTCCAAAAAGCATGGGTGGTTGTGGTCGTGGGATTTTAGAGTTGATGCACATAAAATCACTTGATAGTGTTTTAGAATTGCTAGAGAAAGCACAAAAGCTCTTAAATATGCACAAACTGGAGGAAGATATGAGGGATATGCCTGAGAAATGGTGCACATGTTCTTTAGATGGTGGTGATCAGCAATTACGAAAAGCTGCTTCCCGTGAAAATTCTAGAGACAATTACTTGTATTGTCCACGTGTAATAGACATTCAACATGGAGATTTGAAGCATTTCCAGTGGCATTGGTCAAAATGGGAGCTTGTGATTGTTAGTAATGCTCTTGAAACTACACTTGGGTTGAGCTGGGAACCCATGGTCATGTGGCGTGCTTTTTGCTGGGCTTCAAATTCCAAAGAAAACAAGCTCTCAGATGAGGCTGCTATTAACTGTTTGGATTGGTGTGAGGCTGGATAA